TCTTTAACTCCTCATCTGCACCTTTAGCTATGGCTATTTGGGCTGTGCTTAGAAAATGGCCATACTCAGGGCACTGTAGAATGAACAGTCTTTCCCGTTTAGGCATTTCTCCTTCCACTTTAACTCTTGACTCTGTCTTCAGGGCATTTCTGTTCTATTAAGCTTCTTAAGTGGTGAGTGGTCTGGTGTTTGCCTTATGCAACTCAATTTAAGATCGGTTCGTGTGAGATCTGGCAGAAagaaggctggggtggggtgcGGAGATATTGAATATTGCTCATGTGGCATATGAAAGGCAAATATGGATTTTCATTCAGAAATgggctatattttatttatatccttaAGAGCAAATTAATTATACAAGGGATATATGGCAAATAGggtgtaatttttttcattaatccCAATGAAGCAgagtaactttcttttctttctcctcagaAATACAGAATCATACATACTGCAGGACTTCCAGAAAGAAATCATCCACTGACTCTTAAAAGTAAGGAACTCTGTGTTCTTACTCTGGTGTTTGCATAACCGGGATCTTATAAGTAAGCCAAAGACATCAAAATGGCTTTGCCTAGAAGCCAAGGCCATTGGTCCAACGCAGACATCTTGAGGTTACTGGAATGCATGGAGAATAATCTCCCATCTGATGACAACGGCACGTTCAGCTCAACTCAGTCACACATGGACTGGGGAAAAgtagcttttaaaaacttttctggtGAAATGTGCAGACTCAAATGGTTAGAGATTTCTTGCAGCTTGAGAAAATTCAGCACTTTGAAAAAATTAGTCCTGGAAGCTAAGAaatgtgttaaaaatacaaacaaaagccaaaaaggcAGGAACCATCCAGACTTTCCAAAGAGGCCCCTTACTGCTTATATCcgcttcttcaaggagaattgGCCCCAGTACTCCCAAATGTACCCTGGGATGAGAAGCCAGGAACTGACCAAAATCCTGTCAAAGAAATACAAGGAGCTCCCAGAGCAGatgaaacagaaatatattcaGGATTTCCAGAAGGAAAAGCAAGAATTTGAGGAAAAACTTGTTCGATTCAGGGAAGAGCACCCTGATTTAGACCAGAAGGGCAAGAAATCTGATATCTCCAAGAGGATTCAAACCAAAGTGCAAAAGAAAGTTcagaaaaatattgaagaagTGAGGTCTCTTCCAAAAACGGGTGGATTATTCAAGAAGGTAAAATTTCACGGAGAGCCTCAGAAACCCCCCATGAATGGATACCACAAGTTTCACCAAGATTCCTGGTCAAGTAAGGAGCTGCAACATTTGTCCCTGAGGGAGCGCATGGTAGAGATTGGCAGACGCTGGCAGCGCATCCCGCAGAGCCAGAAGGATCATTACAAGAGCCAGGCTGAGTTGCTGCAGAAGGAATACAAAGTGAAATTGGATCTCTGGCTCAAGACTTTGTCACCTGAAGATTATGCTGCATACAAAGAAT
The genomic region above belongs to Gorilla gorilla gorilla isolate KB3781 chromosome 12, NHGRI_mGorGor1-v2.1_pri, whole genome shotgun sequence and contains:
- the LOC115933540 gene encoding putative upstream-binding factor 1-like protein 6 yields the protein MPAKDIKMALPRSQGHWSNADILRLLECMENNLPSDDNGTFSSTQSHMDWGKVAFKNFSGEMCRLKWLEISCSLRKFSTLKKLVLEAKKCVKNTNKSQKGRNHPDFPKRPLTAYIRFFKENWPQYSQMYPGMRSQELTKILSKKYKELPEQMKQKYIQDFQKEKQEFEEKLVRFREEHPDLDQKGKKSDISKRIQTKVQKKVQKNIEEVRSLPKTGGLFKKVKFHGEPQKPPMNGYHKFHQDSWSSKELQHLSLRERMVEIGRRWQRIPQSQKDHYKSQAELLQKEYKVKLDLWLKTLSPEDYAAYKESTYAKGKNMAMMGGPAPSLRQTDPQSSSAKGLQEGFGEGQGLQAAETDASQTIWVNCHVSMEPEENRKKDGEEEESSNSLDCSSGEDMEVDV